A single genomic interval of Drosophila virilis strain 15010-1051.87 chromosome 2, Dvir_AGI_RSII-ME, whole genome shotgun sequence harbors:
- the LOC6630647 gene encoding uncharacterized protein gives METDYQNYVESLSGVSSDDDDISTVDSSDEAEEPTNTQTHPSQTQSRTRNLVQMLYDRERTGFFSGQSREGQKQKLPYDQVPNRLKLYLKDVLASNALEGHIFMGLTACGQYMISHRVVCNDNTSLNHYSFNVGYKYTLYFWLFQPHKKLRYFFSRRLFDDHVVDNLKSVTMTQWKNADQQILVVHGAATEESEESYITYVKVPKLGCLECRKLCDDGPYSFYNAHCLNCHLTVHTKYSSTETDPRFEPTINLLCPERILIISNGFMHMLRIDVDTPAVPNSSSLPQQNYSLPCTQQTLLLPRTPLASEEDRCSVPFTGSEADSEHSVVARIIADFSDIETDHTHRANNAINNRDNEIQQRSNAEHNSIGYEKLIFSSNCNNGVAASSMTLLETTLPVVIQNVVGTNESTQSRKRNQRIVTRSYRNGITTIDMQNTSASSSMTDKSNAYEFSEDNEKCEKISTFRKRRLADKKYEFSEDNSENIIPFTKIRSAGRTTFSPSTASSSGQRSLHRFSPTTHYFHNSPCASPSSSPHPAQPSHTPPPPLHLGFRSPPSSSSLMRSPSRNANAATVAAQIYNQKSPPLSQATQQMLSYKPVGPLGALSPLQVSMAKRFEIGGSMSPNAGLSFLSPRRDEQRIVEMPVQGGVMPEKPVCTKKLRRRYVDEDDATSVITSEEDDCISPGYHTSLPMEVHGSCYSEMQMISQASFQRLRCSSVVITQHSFDLETFTYYVISMICQKHQKIYNVFYDWAYEFISVCPLSQTISCMLMAQFSARDQMPATPTNCMYCTGRMGCVFHNRQYECRILFTWNMESGQWQVLDYGELKEMHELFSPLKRLGKSRLTFAQVARQMAQEMSASLNRLPDYTSHLRVLNSDMKKSKSSICDLDNMVEFHLKRTIN, from the exons ATGGAGACTGATTACCAAAATTACGTCGAGTCATTGTCGGGGGTTTCTTCGGATGACGATGATATCTCCACGGTGGATAGTTCTGATGAGGCTGAGGAGCCGACCAACACGCAAACTCACCCATCGCAGACGCAATCGCGAACGCGAAATCTGGTACAAATGTTGTACGACAGAGAG CGCACAGGATTTTTCTCAGGTCAATCACGGGAGGGCCAAAAACAGAAACTTCCTTACGACCAAGTGCCAAATAGATTAAAATTATATCTCAAGGACGTGTTGGCAAGCAATGCGTTAGAAGG GCACATATTCATGGGACTGACTGCTTGTGGGCAGTACATGATCAGCCATCGAGTCGTGTGCAACGACAATACATCACTGAACCACTACTCCTTTAACGTAGGCTACAAGTACAC TCTTTACTTTTGGCTCTTCCAACCCCACAAAAAACTGCGATATTTTTTCTCGCGCCGTTTGTTCGATGATCATGTGGTGGACAATCTAAAGTCGGTCACCATGACACAGTGGAAAAATGCAGACCAGCAAATTCTGGTAGTACATGGCGCTGCAACGGAAGAGAGCGAAGAAAGCTATATAACATATGTCAAAGTTCCTAAGCTTGGTTGTTTGGAGTGTCGAAAGCTTTGCGATGACGGTCCAT aTTCCTTTTACAACGCACACTGTCTAAATTGCCATTTGACAGTGCACACAAAGTATTCCTCGACCGAAACGGACCCGCGCTTCGAGCCGACAATAAATCTTCTTTGTCCAGAGCGCATTCTCATTATCTCGAATGGCTTCATGCACATGCTGCGAATCGACGTGGACACGCCGGCCGTACCCAATAGCAGCTCCTTGCCACAGCAAAATTATAGCCTGCCCTGCACTCAGCAAACACTGCTGCTACCACGCACTCCACTAGCCAGCGAGGAAGATCGCTGCTCGGTCCCCTTTACTGGTTCTGAAGCGGATAGTGAGCACAGCGTTGTAGCACGCATTATTGCGGATTTCAGTGACATTGAAACTGATCATACTCACCGCGCTAATAATGCCATTAACAATAGAGACAACGAAATACAACAGCGCAGCAATGCAGAACACAATAGCATCGGCTACGAAAAGTTAATTTTTTCGTCCAACTGCAACAACGGCGTAGCTGCGTCTAGTATGACACTGTTGGAAACGACCTTACCAGTAGttatacaaaatgttgttgGCACCAATGAATCCACCCAATCAAGGAAGCGCAATCAGCGTATTGTCACTAGATCTTATCGAAACGGAATCACAACAATTGATATGCAA aACACATCGGCTTCCAGCTCAATGACAGACAAATCAAATGCCTACGAGTTCTCCGAAGACaacgaaaaatgtgaaaagatTTCAACTTTTCGCAAACGTCGACTTGctgataaaaaatatgaattctCTGAGGATAACTCTGAAAACATCATACCGTTCACGAAAATTCGTTCAGCAGGACGTACAACGTTTAGCCCATCAACCGCTAGTTCATCTGGCCAGCGTAGTCTGCATCGTTTTTCACCAACGACACACTACTTTCACAATTCCCCATGTGCTTCCCCATCATCATCTCCACACCCAGCACAGCCATCACATACCCCGCCACCGCCGCTGCATTTGGGATTTCGTTCACCGCCTTCCAGCTCGAGTCTAATGCGGTCACCCAGCcgcaatgcaaatgcagccaCGGTTGCTGCTCAAATTTACAATCAAAAGTCGCCGCCGCTGTCCCAGGCGACACAACAAATGCTCAGTTATAAGCCCGTTGGACCTTTAGGTGCATTATCCCCATTGCAGGTATCTATGGCCAAGCGCTTTGAGATTGGAGGATCAATGTCACCCAACGCCGGGCTGTCATTTTTATCGCCGCGGCGTGATGAGCAGCGCATTGTCGAAATGCCCGTGCAAGGTGGAGTTATGCCAGAGAAGCCGGTGTGCACCAAGAAGCTGCGACGTCGCTATGTAGATGAGGACGATGCCACGTCTGTAATTACGAGTGAAGAAG ACGATTGTATCTCCCCGGGCTATCATACCTCGCTTCCCATGGAGGTGCACGGCTCTTGCTATTCCGAAATGCAAATGATTTCACAGGCATCCTTTCAACGCttgcgctgcagcagcgtAGTTATAACACAGCACTCCTTCGATCTTGAGACTTTCACATATTATGTTATAAGCATGATCTGTCAAAAGCATCAAAAGATCTACAATGTATTTTACGACTGGGCCTATGAGTTCATCAGTGTTTGCCCACTAAGCCAAACTATTAGCTGTATGCTCATGGCACAATTCTCGGCACGTGATCAAATGCCTGCCACTCCAACAAATTGTATGTACTGCACTGGTCGCATGGGCTGTGTTTTTCACAATCGACAATACGAGTGTCGTATTCTTTTCACCTGGAACATGGAAAGTGGACAATGGCAGGTACTTGACTATGGCGAACTCAAAGAAATGCACGAACTGTTTAGCCCCCTTAAACGGCTGGGGAAATCTCGTTTGACTTTTGCTCAGGTGGCCAGACAGATGGCTCAGGAAATGTCAGCCAGTCTAAACCGGCTGCCCGATTATACCTCTCATTTGCGAGTACTAAACTCAGATATGAAGAAGTCGAAATCATCTATTTGCGATTTGGACAACATGGTGGAGTTTCATCTGAAGCGCACGATCAACTAA